TTCCTGCTTGATGACGTCATATGTTATGCCTAGCCTACTTTTTGTTGGTTGCAAATATCGACGGCTGGCTACACCTTTTAAGAATGATATAATTATCTCGTGTCCACAGTCCCCGGATTGACATCGAGCGTTCGATCGACTTTGCgaataaatatcataatttgaATTTCAGGTGGTTATATAATCAACACCTTTCGAAACATGTGGCTGACTGATGAAACGATGTACAACGAGGGAAAGTTTGAGAAGGAAATAGAAAGTTTAGAGAGAGAGGGCAAATGGAAGTTTATTAGTAAACAACTTACTGATCCAGAACTTTATGATAAATGctttataaaatatgtacatgaGGTGGTGTaacattgatttaaaatattgaatagaGTTATAGGAGGCCTATGTATAATTAATCCAGATTGTTCAATTAGTATATAAACTTGATTTATTCACGAGACTGAAGTATagtacaactcgttcaatcaacATTGTTTTTACAAAAGTTCATGGTATTACACAATAATCCTAAACCATATAAATACgaaaagagaaagaaaaaaaattaaaattgagaaGAAAAATTACAAGAGAATCCCTTTCACctgacacctctatttagggaACACCATACCGGCGGTACTTCCCGCGTAAACTGAAACCTCCATCAAAGTACTGTCTCTTTTATAAGGATTCTACTGTAgtacataataaatgttttttgttcattttatcttaaaataatagtaataaataaagtatagtGCCCTCAAGTTGAGTATTTTGGCACGATTttcgtattttggcaaagcatatAGCGCCTCAATTTGACGTATTATTCTTGCTTATTATGGCAACCTCTCTCCAATAAATGGAATAACGTGTAAAAAATTACATCTGAGTAAATGTCGTTTCATCGTggatattaggcctacatttaaagcCAACATCAATCATGTTtgcaaaaaaattattatatacaacTAGAATTTAAATCGTTGTTTACACGAACATAACACACTTGACCTCACCCTTACTGTTTTGATGGGTCAATTTTGTCTTGCTGCAATTCTACTAAACGGTAAGAAGTCTATTCTATGAGTATTACAGGTGATGGGATCTGAagatttgtaaaaataaaactaaatcgTCATTAAGATTTGTGTTCCGATTGCGTCTTATTTAAACAAATCGAATGTAAATCGTTTctctataatatttttatcaaatttaagtTTGTCACAAACTGTAGGAGTAAGTGCGAGTTTCTACGCGATTAGCATTTAATTTCGGCCCATATTGAAGATACATAAACTCGAGAATTTAATAAAGTTTTAGAGAATAGATTCATCTTTattggacaataaagtatagtAAATGAAATGTCCCTATGTATGTAAAGCTTATTTACATTTACTCTGTTTCTACTGCTAACAAATAATCGAGAAATGATAATAGTGTTATATGCTTCTACGAATAATAGTTATACGTAGTTATTACGTTCTCGAAGTGTATGTACTTTTTTTCTGCTTAAAACCGCTTTACACCAGACTACCAGTAAATAAAAGTCATTCAGGCTGCAAGTAGTTTCCAACGGCGATAATGTTATACGGCTGAAagacaaaatgattattttaatttttttgaatacattaaatatattttttaaaagttaaaaaagaaatctctaataaataaaaaaaatctattagTCAATCCATATTagtgtgtttttaattcaaaatagtTCTCTTTATTCAAAATTTTCCGATGTGTGTTGGTTGACTGGGCCATAATTTTTGTTGGCACCTGTATGGAGAATGAGTTGTTTTGAGTCTAAACTAGACCCAGCAGAAGTACGTAGCGTCTGTGAAATCCCTGGACCTCAGCTCAATCAGGTAAGCCCAAAGAACTAATAAGTAGCCTAAGTATCATGATCTGCATGCATATAATATCACATAAATATCACTAAAACGTCGAGTCGTTCTTTGGGGAGGTAGTCTACATGCAGGAATGTTTCAGAGGTAGGCTTAGGCCTCTGTCCTGTACTAGTACTATCAGGCACAGGCTACGGACAGCGGCTAGGCTAAGCATGTGAATAGGTAATGGcatgtactgtagtacataCGTAAGTATTTTGGTTAGTTATTCTTCCTCGGTCACATTTTCCTCATTTGAATACACAGTCACAGTAGACGTGACTATTAAGAGATTACCGTAAGTTAAGTGTGATTCattattatactttatataATACTTGTGTAGTATATCAAAGTGAGAATGATTTATTTCGTGCTTATGACCGTAATCGACAAAAGAAATTTATAGAGTACGTACCTTGGTCACACCGAACCCCAACATCAGCATTATGGTTACAGCGATTTGTAATTCCTGACTGTCGGTCACATTCGTAGATAAATCCTTCAAAATTCTCATCACATTTTATACGCATCACTTTTAAAACAGTATCACCAGGCCCAAATATACCACTACCATTGCTCATTGCTTGTCCACTAGAGTGACCAAGTTGACTACATACCAGACCGGCTAAACGGTCGTCAAAGTTCTTGTTACACACCGTTGCCCAGGAACCATTCACATACATCTCCAATCGTCCCTCAGCAGCATTCTGGCCATCAGCCAATCTTACATCTCCTTCTGAACGTCCAACGTCAGTagtatcttcatcatcatctgcTTCTGAAGTAATGCCTGGACTTTCATCTTCTGTAGTAGCTTCTTCTTCATCTTCGGTTGCCTCGGTAGTAGTAGCATCTAATGACAACATAGAATACATTTAGTAAGAATAGATGGCTTAATTTTGCTCAATATTTTCTTGAATAATTTTACTGTGtgtctaaataaaaataatactcaCCATAGTCACACCGAATCCCAACATCAGCCTTATGGTTACATCGTTTTGTAATCCCTGACTGTCGGTCACATTCGTGGATAAATCCTTCAAAATTCTCATCACATTTTATACGCATCACTTTTAAACCAGTATCACCAGGCCCAAATATACCACTACCATTGCTCATTGCCTGTCCACCAGAGTGACCAAGTTGACTACATACCAGACCGGCTAAACGGTCGTCAACGTTCTTGTTACACACCGTTGCCCAGGAACCATTCACATACATCTCCAAGCGTCCCTCAGCAGCATTCTGGCCATCAGCCAATTTTACATCTCCTTCTGAACTTCCAACGTCAGTAGTATCTTCATCATCATGTGCTTCTGAAGTAATGCCTTGACTTTCATCTTCTGTAGTAGCTTCTTCTTCATCTTCGGTTGCCTCGGTAGTAGTAGCAGCAACTAATGACAAAATAGAATACAGTTAGTCGGAATTGATGGCTTAATTTTTCTCAATATTTTCTTGATTAattttactgtatgtttaaataaaatactcaccATAGTCACACCGAATCCCAACATCAGCCTTATGGTTACATCGTTTTGTAATCCCTGACTGTCGGTCACATTGGTGGATAAATCCTTCAAAATTTTCATCACATTTTATACGCATCACTTTTAAGCCAGTATCACCAGGCCCAAATATACCACTGCCATTCATAATTGCCTGTCCACCAGAGTGACCAAGTTGACTACATACCAGACCGGCTAAACGGTCATCAACGTTCTTGTTACACACCGTTGCCCAGGAACCATTCATATACATCTCCAATCGTCCCTCAACAGCATTTTGGCCCTCAGCCAATCTTACATCTCCTTCTGAACTTCCAACGTCAGTagtatcttcatcatcatcatttgctTCTGAAGTAATGCCTGGACTTTCATCTTCTGTAGTAGCTTCTTCTTCATCTTCGGTTGCCTCGGTAGTAGTAGCAGCATCTAATGACAAAATAGAATACAGTTAGTCGGAATTGATGGCTTAATTTTTCTCAATATTTTCTTGATTAATTTCActgtatgtttaaataaaatactcaccATAGTCACACCGAATCCCAACATCAGCCTTATGGTTACATCGTTTTGTAATCCCTGACTGTCGGTCACATTCGTGGATAAATCCTTCAAAATTTTCATCACATTTTATACGCATCACTTTTAAGCCAGTATCACCAGGCCCAAATAAACCACTGCCATTCATAATTGCCTGTCCACCAGAGTGACCAAGTTGACTACATACCAGACCGGCTAAACGGTCGTCAACGTTCTTGTTACACACCGTTGCCCAGAATCCATTCAAATACATCTCCAAGCGTCCCTCAGCAGCATTCTGGCCATCAGCCAATCTCACATCTCCTTCTGAACTTCCAACGTCAGTagtatcttcatcatcatctgcTTCTGAAGTAATGCCTGGACTTTCATCTTCTGTAGTAGCTTCTTCTTCATCTTCGGTTGCCTCGGTAGTAGTAGCATCTAATGACAACATAGAATACATTTAGTAAGAATAGATGGCTTAATTTTGCTCAATATTTTCTTGAATAATTTTACTGTGTGtctaaataaaatactcacCATAGTCACACCGAATCCCAACATCAGCCTTATGGTTACATCGTTTTGTAATCCCTGACTGTCGGTCACATTCGTGGATAAATCCTTCAAAATTCTCATCACATTTTATACGCATCACTTTTAAACCAGTATCACCAGGCCCAAATATACCACTGCCATTCATAATTGCCTGTCCACCAGAGTGACCAAGTTGACTACATACCAGACCGGCTAAACGGTCGTCAACGTTCTTGTTACACACCGTTGCCCAGGAACCATTCACATACATCTCCAAGCGTCCCTCAGCAGCATTCTGACCATCAGCCAATTTTACATCTCCTTCTGAACTTCCAACGTCAGTagtatcttcatcatcatcatttgctTCTGAAGTAATGCCTTGACTTTCATCTTCTGTAGTAGCTTCTTCTTCATCTTCGGTTGTCTCGGTAGTGGTAGTAGTAGCAGCATCTAATGACAAAATAGAATACAGTTAGTCGGAAGAGGTGGATTAATCTTGCTCAATATCTTCTTGACTAATTTTACTGAATGtctaaataaaatacttaccaTAGTCACACCGAATCCCAACATCAGCCTTATGGTTACATCGTCTTGTAATCCCCGACTGTCGGTCACATTTGTGGATAAATCCTTCAAAATTCTCACCACATTTTATACGCATCACTTTTAAACTAGTATCACCAGACCCAAATATACCACTACCATTGCTCATTGCTTGTCCACTAGAGTGACCAAGTTGACTACATACCAGACCGGCTAAACGGTCGTCAACGTTCTTGTTACACACCGTTGCCCAGGAACCATTCACATACATCTCCAAGCGACCCTCAGCAGCATTCTGGCCATCAGCCAATCTTACATCTCCTTCTGAAAGAATATCTGTACTTCCAACGTCAGTAGTATATTTACCTTCAATACCACCTTCTCCATCTTCTGTTCCCCCAGTAGTAGTAACATCTAgtcgcaaaataaaataagtcaaTCAGAATAGATGCTTAGTTTTGCTCAACATCTGTTTGAAGTTTACGAATTCACTCagattttttaaagaaaaagctgAATAATTTAAAGACGTGCACAAGACCTACTAATGgagaggtttcgcaatattacgaatacgataacgaaaacggatacgtcacgcacacgtattcgttttcgtaagccataaaaaaatctgtttcgcatggcaacgaaatattgaggcgcgtccaaaatatgactgcggtaaatttgagcgaagcgcagatacgtgttgcttggtgtgCTTGGCTACCTAGGCCtatagcgtaacatcaaagcgagtgaggactttaaaaactgctatttatctaaattgacctggcattttagtaaattactttagtaaattactttcaataaatctataattatattataatcatgaatcattcctaattcaaatgcaaaatgtgcaaaatagatcaaaaactatactcgttttgtagttacgaatatgactggtgatattcgtcaacaagaatacgctttacgaatatgaaatggggatcagctcaaaagtttcacaaatgtatgacgtatccgttttcgttagcgtattcgtaaggttgcgaaacctccctaataagAGAATACTTCTAAATATTTAGTTTGTACCTTCATTCtcgtaatgataataatagtaataatctTCTTGGAATAAGCATCtacctaaaaatgaaaataaattattattgtatttaatacaATTCTACTTTGGTAAACTTGATACCACATCCCGGTTTTTTTTTCGACATTGGTATAATTATGTATGCCTAGGTAGGTAGCTATACTGTAGGTGTATTTTAATGAatgcaaatattaatattgatttggAAAAGCTTGTATGGATGGGAAACAATTACTCTTCTgcataaggcctaactacattGTCAGTTAATGCAATTATTGAGCAAgatattttttgtaatacacACTGCTTACATTTGCAAACATTTTGATTTGATCCCTTAATATTTCTTAATGGTGAGTGCCAGAAGTTTCATAATTCTTCTCTGTATAACTATTatttaacattgtttttatgttgaaaTGAATACCTACTGTGTGGCACTGTCTCTTGACAGACGAATGCGCATCCATCTAGGCAGCACTTTGTATTACCGATGCAGTCGTCATCATATTTACACATGTGCTCACATTCGTTAGTGATAAGTGCATGTAGTATCTCTGGCGTAGGCTCAATCATCACCGGACAATACCCTGCCGTTGGTTGTGAAGGTAGACTTACAGTTTCTATTATTGAGGAGCGAAAATACGAAAGAATAGACTATTTCTATCATAATTATTGACTATTTTTCTTGATCAAAATATTCTTAATATGTGTCAGAATGTTATTCTCTATCATGTGCTCCCTTCCTAAACATGCAATGACTGAATTTATTAACCAATATGAAACACATTTTTAGAATACAGGAATATTACCAGACGAAAGGAAACACacatctaggcctacttgttAAGAGCAGAGAGTGAGAATAATTCCACTCTTCCTAATTCTGAAAGGGCATGAGGTTGAAATATACCAACACTTGTAAAATAGaaaattgatttcttttttcgaaaaagaaatataaacgtGCGAAGAGAAAACTATTTTTGAAATGTAATTTATTCTTTCGTTGGTTTGTTGATTGTAAACTTACCTTCAGTGTCCCATTGAGCCTCGGTTACCAGTGGTAAGGATGCGCTGGTTGAAAGACCGATTAATAATGCTAATAAAATAACCATCTCTGCACTTGGTCCCATCGTGAAGGATAATGGATCAATGcgtataaaaacattaaaatgtatatttaccGGATAGCTTTCATGAAATTTAATCTACCAATGTGACGTCATTTTACGAATTCAATACGTAATTTAAAACTTACAACACAATAACTTGAAACgaatacaatttaaaacttATTATGTTGAATTCAACAAAGGATGGagattaaaaatatgttattcACGCATGATTAGTTTTAGTACATTTCGTCATAAACataactaattaataaatataatgcaTGTCCACATTGAGTACATGAGCATCGATAAACATAAATCTAAACGACATTagttactaaagcttggttcccactagaacgtaacgcaaggacgtaaacgcaaagcaagcattttaaccaatgacaagcgaagttagagacagttagcaatcacaagcgaataagccatcgcttgtgattggtcaatttacttgcgttgcgttacgtccttgcgttgcgtcgctagtgggaaccacgctttagttaCTTATTATTACCTGTAAAtttaagatatatatatatatttatatattatatcgtTTAATCTTAGTACGGTATTTATATAAGATTACATATCTATTCCGTTTCATCACAGCTGTTACCGGCTATACGTGTACAATTGTTACTGATAGAATTGGAGACCGTTCACACGGCCTTTGTAGTTATTGTTACGTTTTCACAATCTGGTAATTTTCTACATTCACAAAAGGAAATGACCAGATCATGATACGAAATGATGATTTTTGTTACTATAATAAAAAATGGTATGAATGGTACAATCATAATACTGTTGAGAACTCCCATTCCGTGCTCAGCAGTTgaacacacttttttttttctcttttgtgacGTAAACACCActtgttcacattcatatcatCATAGTCATGTGATCCACATAATATCTTCattatacatttcatttcatttatttcaaatatcgtCATCGCAGCCAAAGCTGAATTACAAGGATATTTACAtattctaaatattattattaatattattcatttagaaGCGAGATAAGGTATGGGACTGCACTTTTTCAACTCTGTATTTGGGTTATTCATACTTTACACGTCTTatacttaaaaaaataattattattttcattgctATCACATTGTTCTAATTTTCTAATGTGTTTTATCATTTCAATTTTATCAACTTCATCAGTGGTATAACATTTTAGATTTTgtatttgaaaacatttttaatgcGCATGCGTGGGACATTGCCTCAAATATGTCCAATTCGTTTGCAAATTTGTAAACTCTGAAAAACATAATACTTATGGCATAATGAAGATAACGTGACCACATGTCCGTCACACAGTGAGCGAACTATCACTGAACGGTCAAAAGACCGGATCACCTACCATCTGTGCCACGTCTAAACTTACCAGATTTTAGTATCCATTTCAAAACTGAGCTGTATATACATGTATAACTATCTAAATGTGTACCCCGATGGTTACCAGTGTGTATTGCGCGGAATTTTAACTAAATACAATTACGTTTAAATTTTTGGTTTGTGAGCACTTGTATTGTAtcattgaataaataataaatgttgcaATAATTACGTAAAGGCctactcagacagcgtcgtatgACGATGCCCGGCGAGTCGTCTCGTCGGGAGAAACTTAAATATGTTTAAAGTTCTCGCGACGACCTAAACAACTACGCCCGACGCTAATCTAGACGATACTCGTCTTgtcgggattcaactcagacagcaccaGGGAGTCAAGACATTTCGTCGTGCCTCGTCGTACGACGCCTTCAATAATATTATGACATATTTATGACAACAGATCATTtcaagcatggaggtatacctccatgtttCAAGCAATGGAAGGAAACAAAGACCCACAAGAGATGACTGGATGAAGTAAAGTAAATAGAGAGAACCGGGATGCCGAGCttagaaaagaaaataatttcaatGTGGCGGCATTTACAATATTGTGGACATTACATCCTACTCTATTGCAAGGttcataaaagaataaaatgcTCAAAAGGCTTTCAATAATATGATGTATTGAAATTGAAGAGATTTAATTTCGTTCTTTATTTCCTGTT
This DNA window, taken from Antedon mediterranea chromosome 9, ecAntMedi1.1, whole genome shotgun sequence, encodes the following:
- the LOC140059022 gene encoding scavenger receptor cysteine-rich domain-containing protein DMBT1-like, yielding MYMNGSWATVCNKNVDDRLAGLVCSQLGHSGGQAIMNGSGIFGPGDTGLKVMRIKCDENFEGFIHQCDRQSGITKRCNHKADVGIRCDYVAATTTEATEDEEEATTEDESQGITSEAHDDEDTTDVGSSEGDVKLADGQNAAEGRLEMYVNGSWATVCNKNVDDRLAGLVCSQLGHSGGQAMSNGSGIFGPGDTGLKVMRIKCDENFEGFIHECDRQSGITKRCNHKADVGIRCDYDATTTEATEDEEEATTEDESPGITSEADDDEDTTDVGRSEGDVRLADGQNAAEGRLEMYVNGSWATVCNKNFDDRLAGLVCSQLGHSSGQAMSNGSGIFGPGDTVLKVMRIKCDENFEGFIYECDRQSGITNRCNHNADVGVRCDQAV
- the LOC140058294 gene encoding scavenger receptor cysteine-rich domain-containing protein DMBT1-like, which translates into the protein MYVNGSWATVCNKNVDDRLAGLVCSQLGHSSGQAMSNGSGIFGSGDTSLKVMRIKCGENFEGFIHKCDRQSGITRRCNHKADVGIRCDYDAATTTTTETTEDEEEATTEDESQGITSEANDDDEDTTDVGSSEGDVKLADGQNAAEGRLEMYVNGSWATVCNKNVDDRLAGLVCSQLGHSGGQAIMNGSGIFGPGDTGLKVMRIKCDENFEGFIHECDRQSGITKRCNHKADVGIRCDYDATTTEATEDEEEATTEDESPGITSEADDDEDTTDVGSSEGDVRLADGQNAAEGRLEMYLNGFWATVCNKNVDDRLAGLVCSQLGHSGGQAIMNGSGLFGPGDTGLKVMRIKCDENFEGFIHECDRQSGITKRCNHKADMLLLLPRQPKMKKKLLQKMKVQALLQKQMMMMKILLTLEVQKEM